The genomic stretch tgaaacttcttcttggaattttccttctgaagttttggacattcattcttgaagtgtccaggctcattgcactcatagcagatgaccttcttcttgtcagatcttctgcctctagaagattctcctctttcaggcttctttgaacttctgaagctcttgaacttcctttgtttgctcttccatagatgattcacccttctggagatcatggacagttcatcttcttcttctgattctgattctttagaatctacttcttcagcctgaaaagcgttagtgcattttttataattagattttaatgcaatagacttacctttcttctgaggctcatttgcatccagctctatctcatggcttcttaaggcactgattagctcttccaaagagacttcattcagattctttgcaatcttgaatgcagtcaccattggaccccatcttctgggcaagcttctgatgatcttctttacatgatcagccttggtgtagcctttgttcagaactcttaatccagcagttagcgtttgaactcttgaaaacatcttctcaatattttcatcgtcctccatcttgaaggcttcatatttctggattagagcaagagctttggtctccttgacttgatcatttccttcatgggtcattttcaatgactcatatatatcataggcagtttccctgttagatatcttctcatactcagcatgagagatagcattcagcaaaacagtcctacatttatgatgatttttaaaaagcttcttttgatcatcattcatttcttgtcttgtaagccttacgccagtagctttcactggatgtttgtaaccatccatcagaagatcccataaatcaccatctagaccaaggaagtaactttcaagtttatctttccagtattcaaagttttcaccatcaaatactggtggtctagtataaccattgttaccatttccattgtattgctcagctgagccagatgtagatgtatttgttggaatttcaccagacatcttttactgaagcgtttttctcttcctgaatcttctctaaacacggttaagtgcttgcaccttagaaccggcgctctgatgccaattgaaggatagaaaaacacttagaaagggggggtttgaataagtgtagctttaaaacttgtaagataaaaacaatttgcacaatgatttttatcctggttcgttgttaactaaactactccagtccacccccttggagtgatttacctcacctgaggatttaatccactaatcacacgagattacaatggttttccacttagacaacttctaagtcttctagagtatactgatcacaacctgatcactctaggaacaatttgcctagataccctctaagactttctagagtatactgatcaacaacctgatcactctagttcttacaacttaatgtaaataaattcttttaagagttacaatgcttcttataaagctattatcacaactgtgattttctcttaagtttaagcttaatctcactaaagtattacaacagcaatgtagtgaggttgatgatgaagtttgagagcttttgaattgaacagtgtttcagcaagttggttcagagtttgtaattcgtagttcgtaaccttgcttctcatcagaacttcatatttataggcgtttgagaagatgaccgttgggagcatttaatgctttgcgtattccgtacagcattgcatttaatgtttcactcttttgtcaactacctcgagccttgctttcgctgtgtctactgacattgcctttcatagctttcaacgttccttttgtcagtcagcgtagcctgccagctagtacttgcttctgatctgatgtttgtgtgaacaacgtttgaatatcatcagagtcaaacagcttggtgcagagcatcttcttgtcttctgaccttgaagtgcttctgagcgtgataccatgagaacttcagtgcttctgcttctgatctcaagttcttctgatgcttccatagacctatgttctgattctgcttgaccatcctctgatgtcttgccagaccatgttctgatgttgcatgctgaaccttcgaagtcagtgcttcttgcgctgattttgtgcatactctttatataattattgaaatggaaattgtatagtattagagtaccacattatctcatacaaaattcatatacattgttatcatcaaaactaagaatattgatcagaacaaatcttgttctaacaaataaaacaccaatccccggtaacggcgccattttgttgaagcggtaaagcagcAAGCAACAAAAATTTTAGAAGTACTACTCTGggaaaaattatcgtctccacagggactagtgcattgaactgtcgttcaacagtttccgcagttatgaatttggattgaattggtaaagcataaaaatggaaaagtaaatatcaacacgaaaagaattcatttttcagaaagaagagacttatcaggcattgcatataatctacttctcacgaacttaaacttatcgaccagttatactcaacctacaatactcatcaatatcatcaagcatcgctcacaccctaagtcatttctaacccaaagtagagagaactactatatcatctcagcgacgatctctcagccaacctcaacaacacaacaGACAACCGTATTGctcgcgtcgacgatctctcaaccaacacaaacaacacagaggcattaagcttcgatacccACAGCGAAAATTAGCTCCAAAAACTATCTCTAGAAATTAGAACTAATAGATATccatccctaatcaagatttgtgaggtatatgtctataataacccaaatccaaacataaagcaaaaagattaaggaagacatcaataatgatttgtaaagaaagctttatacaacaccatgatcaacaaatatacatgagtttaaagtaaaaacatatacaaaacccaaccaaagagaaaatacacaaagaggaagagaaataaaccaaaaatctcccggtttgtcagctccgatcgATGATCAATTCACCccggatcatccgtatgcaagctccgaagttgttttctaagctaatctaactaaaaaatgtttggtgatggagagggagcaaaaaatacccaaaccataacctaaaaattgtgttttggctCTTAAAACGTGTTTCAGTCAGCACCGCTTCGCCCGGCGGCTCAAGACACCAACTTTTCACGTTTTATGGTCAGTCAGGCTCGCCCGGCAAAATACACCAGAAACAACAAAAATTCTGCtttgtttcggccataacttgagatttgcgcccggtttgaagcgttggaaagcttattcaatgctgtATATAACAATGACAAAttggaaaccaaattgatgattttataatccttattttgatccttattctttgatgaattgattTTGTTGCTCAAAATCGtgcgtttgaagtcgtgtcttcgacactttattgctcattcTCAAAATACGGCTCAATACCTAccaaatgaatagaaaactatcaaatggtacataaatgaatcaaaaacacgaGTATACACAAACTAAACGTATTCACACAAAAGTTGGGTTTATTCAACCGAAATTAACAACAAAGAGTCGATAAGTGCACTAAAAAGTATAtgcaaaaataactacaatttgcaCATATCAAGTTCtccatttatattaaatttataggaCACAGTAGTTACACCAGTTGTGATCCATCTAATGAATTGGTTGGGAAACCCAATTTCCCTCAAAATACAATCAAGTGCATTCCAATTAACCATATCATAGGCTTTTTGGAGATCCACTTGCATCATCACTCTAGGAGTCCCACCTTTCCTCTCATAGCCCTTTAGCAACTCATAAGCTAGGAGAATGTGATTGTGTATATTTTGTCCAGGCACAAAAGCTGCTTGATTCTTGCTAATGATGCTTGGCAACACCCTACCCATCCTTTGTGTCATAATTCTTGATATGATTTTGTACAAGGCAGTACATCCAGCTATAGGCCTATAATCCTTCATGTATTTGGCAGGCTCACCTTTAGGAATTAGAGTAACTACAATACTATTAAAAGGCTTGTACATGGCTCCCTCTTCAAAAAATTCTCTAACAGCACTTATAACATCACTTTTGATGACTGTCCAACTAGCTTTAAAGAAACCAACCCCATAGCCATCAATTCCAGGACTTTTCATATCATCAATCCCTTTGAGGGCAATCAAAATTTCCTGCTGTGTGACTCTGGCAATCAGACTTTTCCTCTGGTCCATATTAAGCTGGGGCCCATGCCTCATGGCTTCTACATCAATATGGATAAGTGTACTATCTCTTTTCCCCATGAGTTGACCATATAACTCAAACACCTCCCTTTCAATATCTTTAGTAGTGTGAAGAATGGTCCCATCCTCCTTACAAAGATGACTCATATTCATGTGATTCTGCTTTGCTTTTATAGATGCATAGAAAAAGGAGTTGTTACCATCACCTTTCCTCAACCAATCTATCTTGGATCTCTGCAAAAGCATCTTCTCTTCTAGGTCATTTAGGTGGATTAGCTCTTGTGTACAACATTTCGCCCTCTCAATAATCCTCCTATCCATTCTATTGGCAACCAATTCCTCTTGGGCATTATTGAGTTTAGTCCTTGCCTCATTAATTTTCTGGCTTATATTTGAAATAGGCTTACTAAATATTATGATATCTTTCCATAATCTCATGAGTTTCTTCCATAGAACAGCCATAAGTTTGCCCATGATTTGTTGATCCCAGCTCTTCTTAACCATATCCAAAAAACCTCGTAGCTCAGCAACACAATTGGTAAATTTGAATTTTCTATTACCTTTACTTATGctactcttatcatttacatgTAGCATGGCATGATCTGACACATGAGGGGGTAAAACTTTCAGAGTAGCATCCATATTATCTTTGAACTAGACAACATTTCCCAACAATCTATCAATCCTGGAATATATTGTGCCTATTTTTTACCAGTtatttctgacaaacaaccgaTAGTCTTCCAAAATGTTTAAACAatctggttactcgcaggatcgactagattgatcctaggacattgcCAAATAGTGTTTCAGTAATTCGATTCATATTCAATAATTTCTCTAGTTTGTAAATATATACAACTTTCTAATGTTAATTGCAATAAGTAAATGACTTCAAAACGAAATAAAGTAAATGCATATACAACATAAACTTCGACTTAAAATATAACTTTGCATTAAACAAATAACAtgaaatgtaaatatgatgttcttcacacatacattgtttcagcaaagactcttttctctcacgctggtacttcgagtatttttgtgaatttttgtatATTGATTCGAACATATCAATCTAAACAATAGCACTCTTATTTATactatttcgaccctaacggtctctaCATAGATCTTTGCCACGTTCGATATTTCGAACGTTCATTTCGTTTCAGATGCTCCCACGCGTCCGCTAAACAAAACTGTTCcatttaaaattcaaatcttcccgctttaGCATTTCGATCATGCCATCGCTTCCGTCGAAGGATACTTGTAAATACTACAAAAACTACTCTTGGTCGAATAACACTTCTTCCAAAGAGAAACTCTTTAAATAGCTCTATGAGAACTATTTCTTCATCATAATGACAATTGTAGGTCTAAGCCCTAGGAGATGGGAGCTAATCTCCGTGAGCTTACCTACTTTATTAAGCCCCCTAACATTCCAAGACTCTATCACGCCCCTTTTCATATGGCCACAAGAGGCTCACTCTCAACCTCAAGTGCCTGGAAAACATTATCACAATTAATTTTAGAAGAAGATCCAACAAAAACTACACTTTTACCTCTATCACTTGTAGCTTTCCCAACTGTTGTCCAAGTCCCCTCTTCTACAATTGGTTGGTTCTCTTTCATCTCTGGTGTAGGCACTTTCAGAACAGGGTTGTCAGCTTTTGGTCCCTCTTCAATCTTTCTCCTTTGGAATccattttttcactttttctccTTCTCCACAGGTGTGCCCTATTTTCTGACACTTCTCACAAAAATCTGGTTTCCATTCATATTCTATTGGTTGCTTCCTTTTCAACCCTTCCTCATCCTTTATAGTGACCTCTTTTACCAATTATTCAGTAATGTCCACCTCCACCAAAATTCGAGCATAAGAGACTCTCAATCTATTTGTTGTACATTCATCTGTTACCATAGGATTTCCAATAGCACTCCCTATTTTTTAAGGCTATGCTCTCCCCACAGGTGAAGTGGTAATTTGGGAAGCTTGATCCAGATGGGAAGTGTCCTTAGCAAGTCCTTCTTAAGGTCAAAATCAGGTctccattctttcaaaatcatatGCATGTTTCTTATAGAATACGGTTCTTTCATCATGACTTCATCCCTGTCCTCAAAGGAATTGAATCGGAGCAGGAAGTAACCATCATCGTGGAAATACATATCTGGGAGTTTCACATAATTCCAAGTCTTTATCATGTAATTCTTCGACATATTCATGCTCAAATCACCCTCTAAGACATACAGGATCATCGAATTTTCCCAAAAGCGAATCTCTGATTCAATATCTTCCTTCTCAATTTCGA from Vicia villosa cultivar HV-30 ecotype Madison, WI linkage group LG4, Vvil1.0, whole genome shotgun sequence encodes the following:
- the LOC131596985 gene encoding uncharacterized protein LOC131596985; the encoded protein is MQTEVESVASEEDDPSDKATKANEEVKIHETLTEPMKDPKERKLCVDVLSDNWNPMKGRAIKYVAPKMVNGEVEVEIEKEDIESEIRFWENSMILYVLEGDLSMNMSKNYMIKTWNYVKLPDMYFHDDGYFLLRFNSFEDRDEVMMKEPYSIRNMHMILKEWRPDFDLKKDLLRTLPIWIKLPKLPLHLWGEHSLKK